One genomic region from Conexibacter woesei DSM 14684 encodes:
- a CDS encoding SixA phosphatase family protein encodes MIWLLRHGDAADAHGDQADAERPLTEKGRGQARAAGLALARLGVRLDACLSSPRVRALDTATLACDALGIEVQVVAQLSGGAFDAEELAAPHGRDVLLVGHEPDFSQAVGELTGGLVQMKKGGLAGIEERELRVLLRPAELRAIAG; translated from the coding sequence ATGATCTGGCTGCTGCGGCACGGCGACGCCGCGGACGCGCACGGCGACCAGGCCGACGCCGAGCGTCCGCTCACGGAGAAGGGGCGGGGTCAGGCGCGCGCCGCCGGGCTCGCACTCGCGCGGCTCGGCGTGCGGCTCGATGCCTGCCTGTCGAGCCCGCGTGTGCGCGCGCTCGACACCGCCACGCTCGCGTGCGATGCGCTCGGCATCGAGGTGCAGGTGGTCGCGCAGCTGAGCGGCGGCGCCTTCGACGCCGAGGAGCTGGCCGCGCCGCACGGCCGCGACGTGCTGCTCGTCGGCCATGAGCCCGACTTCTCGCAGGCCGTCGGCGAGCTGACCGGCGGTCTCGTGCAGATGAAGAAGGGCGGCCTGGCGGGGATAGAGGAGCGCGAGCTGCGCGTCCTGCTGCGCCCGGCCGAGCTGCGCGCGATCGCCGGCTGA
- a CDS encoding diguanylate cyclase, producing the protein MSFRRISPVLLFAGLLAGWLVALVFVAAQLDADADEQLTRIGGAQQLLTTMYDQESGVRGYLGSIQTPLLRPYTEGRDRFDDLLADELEETDDPELRAALLEQQAAALAWRRLAAAHVREMAVEDRPFRRSLRAREAKLDAFADANAEYQRALREDRSETAGAHVLRAIALMIGFSVLLGGAALLAMRRRAGAERRYAAAQAEFATAMQSAVDGAEADALLKRHLERQLDRVTVTVLRRDASGERLEAGTPPAPDTPLARALTDARPRDCLAIRRSSAQAQSDDDPLVSCAVCGASGPTACRPLLVGDRIIGSVLVEYADAGGRHQDERAIGDSLAQAAPILSGLRTLALAQSRAMTDALTGLPNRWALQDALKRMLAQAARSERPLALVLLDLDHFKQLNDTYGHDAGDTALAAVGDALLTGLRESDMAARSGGEEFAVLLPDTSLEGAVAVAEQLRAAIAAVDLPLPGASLTASFGVAVLPLHAVDADGLMRVADRALYAAKRAGRNRVEVAEAPGTRTQRALPAATS; encoded by the coding sequence ATGAGCTTTCGCCGCATCTCCCCCGTCCTGCTGTTCGCCGGCCTGCTCGCCGGCTGGCTCGTCGCACTCGTATTCGTCGCCGCGCAGCTCGACGCCGACGCCGACGAACAGCTCACGCGCATCGGCGGGGCGCAGCAGCTGCTGACGACGATGTACGACCAGGAGAGCGGCGTGCGCGGCTACCTCGGCTCGATCCAGACGCCGCTGCTGCGCCCCTACACGGAGGGCCGCGACCGCTTCGACGACCTGCTCGCCGACGAGCTGGAGGAGACCGACGACCCCGAGCTGCGCGCCGCGCTGCTGGAGCAGCAGGCGGCCGCGCTCGCCTGGCGCAGACTCGCCGCCGCTCACGTGCGCGAGATGGCAGTCGAGGACAGACCGTTCCGCCGCAGCCTGCGTGCGCGCGAGGCCAAGCTCGACGCCTTCGCCGACGCGAACGCCGAGTACCAGCGGGCGCTCCGCGAGGACCGCAGCGAGACCGCGGGCGCGCACGTGCTGCGCGCGATCGCGCTGATGATCGGCTTCAGCGTGCTGCTCGGCGGCGCCGCGCTGCTGGCGATGCGCCGCCGAGCGGGCGCGGAGCGGCGCTACGCCGCCGCGCAGGCCGAGTTCGCGACCGCGATGCAGTCGGCCGTCGACGGCGCCGAGGCCGACGCGCTGCTCAAGCGCCACCTCGAGCGCCAGCTCGACCGCGTGACCGTCACCGTCCTGCGCCGCGACGCCTCCGGCGAGCGGCTGGAGGCCGGCACGCCGCCGGCCCCCGACACGCCGCTCGCCCGCGCGCTGACCGACGCGAGACCGCGGGACTGCCTCGCGATCCGCCGCAGCAGCGCCCAGGCGCAGAGCGACGACGACCCGCTCGTCTCGTGCGCGGTCTGCGGCGCGAGCGGCCCGACGGCCTGCCGGCCGCTGCTCGTCGGCGACCGCATCATCGGCTCGGTGCTGGTCGAGTACGCCGACGCCGGCGGGCGCCATCAGGACGAGCGCGCGATCGGCGACAGCCTCGCGCAGGCGGCGCCGATCCTCTCCGGCCTGCGCACGCTCGCGCTCGCGCAGTCGCGCGCGATGACCGACGCGCTCACCGGCCTGCCGAACCGCTGGGCGCTGCAGGACGCGCTGAAGCGGATGCTCGCGCAGGCGGCGCGCAGCGAGCGGCCGCTGGCGCTCGTGCTGCTCGACCTCGACCACTTCAAGCAGCTCAACGACACCTACGGCCACGACGCCGGCGACACCGCCCTGGCGGCGGTCGGCGACGCGCTGCTGACCGGCCTGCGCGAGAGCGACATGGCGGCGCGCAGCGGCGGCGAGGAGTTCGCGGTGCTGCTGCCGGACACGTCGCTGGAGGGCGCGGTCGCGGTCGCCGAGCAGCTGCGCGCGGCGATCGCCGCGGTCGACCTGCCGCTGCCGGGCGCCTCGCTCACCGCCTCCTTCGGCGTCGCGGTGCTGCCGCTGCACGCGGTCGACGCCGACGGGCTGATGCGCGTCGCCGACCGCGCGCTCTACGCAGCCAAGCGCGCCGGCCGCAACCGCGTCGAGGTGGCCGAGGCGCCTGGCACGCGCACGCAGCGGGCGCTGCCCGCGGCGACGAGCTGA
- a CDS encoding AEC family transporter encodes MAATLVEAVAASEEARRREEARRARGGARATLLAVLAIVVAIAASIAAGAALERRSNRAAHAARSFALRSMLWVLAPFATYVNLAHADLELDALAGGLIAIAALGVTGVVAWQLARGPLRLERRSIGAYVHCSVQSNTGYLGLPLCAVLFDQHGLAQAIVYDVLISLATFAVGGFALGAAFGDAAGRRAADGAGRRGAVALDLARAVVLRNPILLSASAGLLVPEAWAPDFLLTPAKVAIFAMLPLGFLAVGVTLADEADDGTLRIPPPLTRAVGSVVALRMLLMPALFLLCTLFLDVPEPYLLLAAMPVGLNTLIVAHATGLDLRLCASAITWSTSIAIVGVLALSLTGVLG; translated from the coding sequence ATGGCCGCAACCCTAGTCGAGGCGGTCGCGGCCAGCGAGGAGGCGCGGCGCCGGGAGGAGGCGCGGCGCGCCCGCGGCGGCGCCCGCGCTACGTTGCTCGCCGTGCTCGCGATCGTCGTCGCGATCGCCGCGTCGATCGCGGCCGGCGCCGCGCTCGAGCGGCGCTCGAACCGCGCGGCGCACGCCGCGCGGAGCTTCGCGCTGCGCTCGATGCTGTGGGTGCTCGCGCCGTTCGCCACCTACGTCAACCTCGCGCACGCCGACCTCGAGCTGGACGCGCTCGCCGGCGGGCTGATCGCGATCGCCGCGCTCGGCGTCACCGGCGTCGTCGCGTGGCAGCTCGCGCGCGGCCCGCTGCGACTCGAACGCCGCTCGATCGGCGCCTACGTCCACTGCTCGGTGCAGTCGAACACCGGCTATCTCGGCCTGCCGCTGTGCGCGGTCCTGTTCGACCAGCACGGGCTGGCGCAGGCGATCGTCTACGACGTGCTGATCTCGCTCGCGACGTTCGCCGTCGGCGGCTTCGCGCTCGGCGCCGCGTTCGGCGACGCGGCCGGACGGCGCGCCGCGGACGGCGCCGGCCGCCGGGGCGCGGTCGCGCTCGACCTCGCGCGCGCCGTCGTCCTGCGCAACCCGATCCTGCTGTCCGCCAGCGCCGGCCTGCTCGTGCCGGAGGCGTGGGCGCCCGATTTCCTGCTGACGCCCGCGAAGGTGGCGATCTTCGCGATGCTGCCGCTCGGCTTCCTCGCCGTCGGCGTGACGCTCGCCGACGAGGCCGACGACGGCACGCTGCGGATCCCGCCGCCGCTGACGCGCGCCGTCGGCTCGGTCGTCGCGCTGCGGATGCTGCTGATGCCGGCGCTGTTCCTGCTCTGCACGCTGTTCCTCGACGTGCCCGAGCCGTACCTCCTGCTCGCCGCGATGCCGGTCGGGCTCAACACGCTGATCGTCGCGCACGCGACCGGCCTCGACCTGCGCCTGTGCGCCTCCGCGATCACGTGGAGCACGTCGATCGCGATCGTCGGCGTGCTCGCGCTGTCGCTGACCGGCGTGCTCGGCTGA
- a CDS encoding DUF4394 domain-containing protein, translating into MQRGTWMATTGAMLASLACSAPALAEPAAGVTPGGALATFDTARPGAFTSLRPIAGLQPGEYVGGIDYRFVPRAGETPPATSALYAIGVVHGVGFDTLRTYRIDTGTAIATQVGAPIAGIARTSVAPAAYGVDFNQTVDRIRVVNTADENLRINPNNGALAGNDTDLTAGFGVAAAAYDRVDADPATPTTLFGLAQLTAQLVRIGGVDGTPSPNTGAVSVVGPLGIASESADTLNMDIAPNGTAYATATPTGGQAGLYTTNLATGALNLTGSTALPLTGFAVLPAATAQFSAVALTAVEGTTATATVTRTGLPNDTASVRYATADGTATSADYAPASGTLTFAPGETSRTFTVATKQNGADGPDKTVALSLSDPAAPLTLGTPASATLTIADDDPAPPAPRAPDTRAPVTSLTAPRTVTLSAFLRRGITASARTNEPARLAFALEAAPRSARLAAAYRLTLATRTLRGLSAARRSVTLKPVRTLVGMPRKAFKVRVRVTATDAAGNARSTTRTVTVKPARARRPRR; encoded by the coding sequence ATGCAACGAGGAACGTGGATGGCGACGACGGGCGCGATGCTCGCGTCGCTGGCGTGCAGCGCGCCGGCGCTCGCCGAGCCGGCCGCGGGCGTGACGCCCGGCGGCGCGCTCGCAACCTTCGACACCGCCAGACCCGGAGCGTTCACGTCGCTGCGCCCGATCGCCGGGCTGCAGCCGGGCGAGTACGTCGGCGGGATCGACTACCGCTTCGTCCCGAGAGCCGGAGAGACGCCGCCCGCCACGTCGGCGCTCTACGCGATCGGCGTCGTGCACGGCGTCGGGTTCGACACGCTGCGGACCTACCGGATCGACACCGGCACCGCGATCGCGACACAGGTCGGCGCACCGATCGCCGGGATCGCCAGAACGAGCGTCGCGCCCGCGGCCTACGGCGTCGACTTCAACCAGACCGTCGACCGCATCCGCGTCGTCAACACGGCCGACGAGAACCTGCGGATCAATCCGAACAACGGCGCGCTCGCCGGCAACGACACCGACCTGACCGCCGGCTTCGGCGTCGCGGCCGCCGCCTACGACCGCGTCGACGCCGACCCCGCGACCCCGACGACGCTGTTCGGCCTCGCGCAGCTCACGGCGCAGCTCGTCCGCATCGGCGGCGTCGACGGCACGCCCTCGCCCAACACCGGCGCCGTCTCCGTCGTCGGCCCGCTCGGGATCGCCAGCGAGAGCGCCGACACGCTCAACATGGACATCGCGCCGAACGGCACCGCCTACGCGACCGCCACGCCGACCGGCGGCCAGGCCGGCCTCTACACGACGAACCTCGCGACCGGCGCGCTGAACCTGACGGGCTCGACCGCGCTGCCATTGACCGGCTTCGCCGTGCTGCCGGCCGCGACCGCGCAGTTCTCGGCCGTGGCGCTCACCGCCGTCGAGGGAACGACCGCGACCGCCACGGTGACGCGCACCGGGCTGCCGAACGACACGGCGTCGGTCCGCTACGCGACCGCCGACGGGACCGCGACGAGCGCCGATTACGCGCCCGCGAGCGGGACGCTCACGTTCGCGCCCGGCGAGACGAGCAGGACGTTCACGGTCGCGACCAAGCAGAACGGCGCCGACGGGCCGGACAAGACGGTGGCGCTGTCGCTCAGCGACCCGGCCGCGCCGCTGACGCTCGGCACGCCCGCGAGCGCGACGCTGACGATCGCCGACGACGACCCGGCGCCGCCCGCTCCGAGAGCGCCCGACACGAGAGCGCCGGTCACGTCGCTGACCGCGCCGCGCACGGTGACGCTGTCCGCGTTCCTGAGACGCGGGATCACGGCGAGCGCGAGAACGAACGAGCCGGCCCGGCTCGCGTTCGCGCTCGAGGCCGCGCCGCGCAGCGCACGCCTCGCGGCCGCCTACCGCCTGACGCTCGCGACCCGCACGCTGAGAGGCCTCAGCGCGGCGAGACGGAGCGTGACGCTGAAGCCGGTGCGCACGCTCGTCGGGATGCCGCGGAAGGCGTTCAAGGTGCGGGTCCGCGTGACCGCGACCGACGCCGCCGGCAACGCGCGCAGCACGACGCGCACCGTCACGGTCAAGCCGGCGAGAGCGCGCAGACCGCGCCGCTGA